The DNA window GCATCCGAACAGGATATCAAAAAGGCATATCGCAAACTTGCCATGCAATATCATCCCGATCGGAATGGGGGCAATCCAGGGAGCGAAGAACGCATAAAGGAGATCAACGAGGCTTATCAGATACTAGGTGATGAGGAAAAACGGAAAGGCTACGATCTTCTATATAGACAGCCTTTGGAAAACGGTGTGTTTTTTTCACAA is part of the Thermodesulfobacteriota bacterium genome and encodes:
- a CDS encoding DnaJ domain-containing protein, with product MIAKDYYQTLGLTYEASEQDIKKAYRKLAMQYHPDRNGGNPGSEERIKEINEAYQILGDEEKRKGYDLLYRQPLENGVFFSQGMDDDFVTVLRKFYQMGFNTNRTRGCRKRGFGRGGCGRWKT